One region of Cyanobium sp. M30B3 genomic DNA includes:
- a CDS encoding US12 family protein — translation MPASSNFQEAIREAQSSALVGPNVVNRALPFVGGGMVLTAAGVMGGLALMASNPAGFMPLFWVALIGNFILFFVAQNVAMKGNNSTALPLLAAYSLITGFTLSGIVAYALSVAGVGAIGTATLATGITFVAASVMGRRMSDNVGQALSGVVGLGVLGLIIAMLVQVVGSFFAPGVFGGTGLELLIAGFGTVLFVGAAFVDFYTMPRTYSDDQYLAGALGMYLTYINLFIFILRLIIALQGGGRRD, via the coding sequence ATGCCGGCCAGCAGCAATTTTCAGGAGGCCATCCGCGAGGCGCAATCCAGCGCCCTCGTAGGGCCCAATGTGGTGAACAGGGCCCTGCCCTTCGTGGGTGGCGGCATGGTGCTCACCGCCGCTGGCGTGATGGGCGGCCTGGCCCTGATGGCCAGCAACCCTGCCGGCTTCATGCCCCTGTTCTGGGTGGCCCTGATCGGCAACTTCATCCTGTTCTTCGTGGCCCAGAACGTGGCCATGAAGGGCAACAACAGCACGGCTCTGCCGCTGCTGGCCGCCTACAGCCTGATCACCGGCTTCACGCTCAGCGGCATCGTGGCCTATGCCCTGAGCGTGGCCGGCGTGGGTGCCATCGGCACCGCCACCCTGGCCACCGGCATCACCTTCGTGGCCGCCTCGGTGATGGGCCGGCGGATGAGCGACAACGTGGGGCAGGCCCTGAGCGGCGTGGTGGGTCTGGGTGTGCTCGGCCTGATCATCGCCATGCTGGTGCAGGTCGTGGGCAGCTTCTTTGCACCCGGGGTGTTCGGCGGCACCGGCCTGGAGCTGCTGATCGCCGGTTTCGGCACCGTGCTGTTCGTGGGTGCCGCCTTCGTGGACTTCTACACGATGCCCCGCACCTACAGCGACGACCAGTACCTGGCCGGCGCCCTGGGGATGTATCTCACCTATATCAACCTGTTCATCTTCATCCTGCGGCTGATCATCGCCCTGCAGGGTGGTGGTCGCCGCGACTGA
- a CDS encoding PhoH family protein, with protein MSGADTLTSLLIDLPDQVAAMALAGEAETTLHRLEALTGASLVLRGLSLQLRGRPNQLERAAGLVELLRPLWQEGQAITQVDVQTALLALDTGRGEEHQQLGKQVLARSQSGKLLRPRTLKQKAYVEAIERHDLTLALGPAGTGKTFLAAVQAVRALQERRVERLILTRPAVEAGERLGFLPGDLQQKVDPYLRPLYDALHTLLGQERTAALIEKNVIEVAPLAYMRGRTLADAFVILDEAQNTTPAQMRMVLTRLGEGSRMVVTGDPTQIDLPANQLSGLIEAAQVLEGVEGVAICRLTASDVVRHPLVQRLVNAYANRDDDRRGAR; from the coding sequence ATGTCAGGGGCTGATACGCTCACGTCCCTCCTCATCGATTTGCCCGACCAGGTTGCCGCCATGGCCCTGGCGGGCGAAGCCGAGACCACCCTGCATCGCCTCGAAGCCCTCACGGGTGCATCGCTGGTGCTGCGGGGTTTGTCGTTGCAGCTGCGGGGCCGCCCCAACCAGCTGGAGCGGGCCGCAGGCCTGGTGGAACTGCTGCGCCCTCTCTGGCAGGAGGGTCAGGCCATCACCCAGGTTGATGTGCAGACCGCCCTCCTCGCCCTCGACACGGGCCGGGGCGAGGAGCACCAGCAGCTGGGCAAACAGGTGCTGGCCCGCAGCCAGAGCGGCAAGCTGCTGCGCCCCCGCACCCTCAAGCAAAAGGCCTACGTCGAGGCGATCGAGCGCCACGACCTCACCCTCGCCCTCGGCCCCGCAGGCACCGGCAAAACCTTTCTGGCGGCGGTGCAGGCCGTGCGCGCCCTGCAGGAGCGCCGGGTGGAGCGGCTGATCCTCACGCGCCCGGCCGTGGAGGCCGGCGAGCGTCTCGGCTTCCTGCCCGGCGACCTGCAGCAGAAGGTGGATCCCTACCTGCGGCCCCTCTACGACGCTCTGCACACCCTGCTGGGGCAGGAGCGCACCGCCGCGCTGATCGAGAAAAACGTGATCGAGGTGGCACCGCTGGCCTACATGCGCGGCCGCACCCTCGCCGATGCCTTTGTGATCCTCGACGAGGCCCAGAACACGACCCCCGCCCAGATGCGCATGGTGCTCACCCGCCTTGGAGAAGGCTCCCGCATGGTGGTCACCGGCGACCCCACCCAGATCGATCTGCCCGCCAACCAGCTCAGCGGCCTGATTGAGGCGGCGCAGGTGCTGGAAGGGGTGGAGGGGGTTGCCATCTGCCGGCTCACCGCCTCTGATGTGGTGCGCCATCCGCTGGTGCAGCGCCTGGTGAACGCCTACGCCAACCGCGACGACGATCGCCGCGGAGCACGATGA
- the rpsP gene encoding 30S ribosomal protein S16, which yields MIKLRLKRFGKKREASFRLVAVNSTSRRDGRPLEELGFYNPRTKETRLDTEAIRARLEQGAQPTDTVLTLLERGGLLEKSVRPSVVIGQKKQAAAREAAARQAAKEAAEAKAAAEAKAAEEAAAAAEPAAEEPAEA from the coding sequence ATGATCAAGCTCCGCCTGAAGCGGTTTGGCAAGAAGCGGGAAGCGAGTTTCCGCCTCGTGGCCGTCAACAGCACCTCCCGCCGCGACGGTCGTCCGCTCGAAGAGCTGGGCTTCTACAACCCGCGCACCAAGGAAACCCGCCTCGACACCGAGGCCATCCGCGCCCGCCTGGAGCAGGGTGCCCAGCCCACCGACACCGTGCTCACCCTGCTGGAGCGTGGCGGTCTGCTGGAGAAGAGCGTGCGCCCCTCCGTGGTGATCGGCCAGAAGAAACAGGCTGCCGCCCGTGAGGCCGCCGCCAGACAGGCCGCCAAGGAAGCTGCTGAAGCCAAAGCCGCCGCTGAAGCCAAGGCTGCTGAGGAGGCCGCTGCCGCTGCTGAGCCCGCCGCCGAGGAGCCCGCTGAAGCCTGA
- the ffh gene encoding signal recognition particle protein, translating into MFDELSQRFEDAVKNLRGQGAISESNIDGALKEVRRALLEADVSLPVVKDFVDEVRRKALGAEVVRGISPDQKFIQVVHAQLVDTMGGENAPLAAGGKAGEPAVVLMAGLQGAGKTTATAKLGLHLKEQGRKALLVGADVYRPAAIEQLKTLGGQIGVEVFSLGTEAKPEAIAAAGIEKARAEGFDTVLVDTAGRLQIDQSMMEEMVRIREACSPDEVLLVVDSMIGQEAAELTRAFHEQVGITGAVLTKLDGDSRGGAALSIRKVSGAPIKFIGTGEKVEALQPFHPERMASRILGMGDVLTLVEKAQKEVELADVAKMQQKLQEATFDFSDFVQQMRLIKRMGSLGGLMKLIPGMNKIDSGMLKQGEEQLRKIEAMIGSMTESERRDPDLLAANPSRRRRIASGSGHTPADVDKVLQNFQQMRGFMQQMTRGGGMPGMPGMGGGFPGMGGFPGMGGGMPGMGGMAGGGHGSRGGGRPKAPRPAKKRKGFGEL; encoded by the coding sequence ATGTTCGACGAGCTCTCCCAGCGGTTTGAAGACGCCGTCAAGAACCTGCGCGGCCAGGGGGCCATCAGCGAGAGCAACATCGACGGCGCCCTGAAGGAGGTGCGCCGGGCGCTGCTGGAGGCCGACGTGAGCCTGCCGGTGGTGAAGGACTTCGTGGACGAAGTCCGCAGGAAGGCCCTCGGCGCCGAGGTGGTGCGCGGCATCAGCCCGGATCAGAAGTTCATCCAGGTGGTGCACGCGCAGCTCGTGGACACCATGGGCGGCGAGAACGCACCCCTGGCCGCCGGCGGCAAGGCGGGCGAACCGGCCGTGGTGCTGATGGCCGGCCTGCAGGGCGCCGGCAAGACCACCGCCACCGCCAAGCTCGGCCTGCACCTCAAGGAGCAGGGCCGCAAGGCGCTGCTGGTGGGCGCCGACGTGTACCGCCCCGCTGCCATCGAGCAGCTCAAGACACTGGGCGGCCAGATCGGCGTGGAGGTGTTCAGCCTCGGCACCGAGGCCAAGCCGGAAGCGATCGCCGCAGCCGGCATCGAGAAGGCCAGGGCCGAGGGCTTCGACACGGTGCTGGTGGACACCGCCGGCCGCCTCCAGATCGATCAGTCGATGATGGAGGAGATGGTGCGGATCCGCGAGGCCTGCAGCCCCGATGAGGTGCTGCTGGTGGTGGATTCAATGATCGGCCAGGAGGCGGCCGAGCTCACCCGCGCCTTCCACGAGCAGGTGGGCATCACCGGTGCCGTGCTCACCAAGCTCGACGGCGACTCCCGCGGTGGCGCCGCCCTCTCGATCCGCAAGGTGAGCGGCGCGCCGATCAAGTTCATCGGCACCGGCGAGAAGGTGGAGGCGCTGCAGCCCTTCCATCCCGAGCGGATGGCCAGCCGGATCCTGGGCATGGGCGACGTGCTCACCCTGGTGGAGAAGGCCCAGAAGGAGGTGGAGCTGGCCGATGTGGCCAAGATGCAGCAGAAGCTCCAGGAAGCCACCTTCGACTTCTCGGACTTCGTGCAGCAGATGCGCCTGATCAAGCGCATGGGCTCCCTGGGCGGCCTGATGAAGCTGATCCCGGGCATGAACAAGATCGATTCAGGCATGCTCAAGCAGGGTGAGGAGCAGCTCAGGAAGATCGAGGCGATGATCGGCTCGATGACCGAGTCGGAGCGCCGCGATCCGGATCTGCTGGCCGCCAATCCCTCCCGCCGCCGCCGCATCGCCTCCGGCAGTGGGCACACGCCGGCCGATGTGGACAAGGTGCTGCAGAACTTCCAGCAGATGCGCGGCTTCATGCAGCAGATGACCCGCGGCGGCGGCATGCCCGGGATGCCCGGCATGGGAGGCGGTTTCCCGGGCATGGGCGGCTTCCCGGGCATGGGTGGTGGCATGCCAGGGATGGGAGGCATGGCCGGCGGCGGGCACGGCAGTCGTGGTGGCGGCCGGCCCAAGGCGCCCAGGCCTGCCAAGAAGCGCAAGGGGTTCGGCGAGCTCTGA
- a CDS encoding ARC6/PARC6 family protein — MELPIDHFRLLGVSPTTDVQTVLRTLQQRLDRIPDQGFTLDTLEVRNTLLRQSADLLSDPERRSTYESQLTALSQSGQPLQAALDLGSNQELGGLLLLHEAGQHLEVFELVHRALQPPQAPALGSGREADLCLLAALSCLAGAEDLRRNRRFESAALLLGQGQQLLQRMGQQPQQRQAISDALLALRPYRVLDLLSRDLGAVEARGEGLRLLEELVQERGGLEGQRDLRMGAEEFQAFFRQIRAYLTVQEQIDLFSRWSGAPGQQGGSADFLATTALTASGFAQRKPERIATARSRLLASGQADIQPLLACLHLLLGQVDEAETAFAQGSSPEIRSWAQRAGDDPLAQVCAYCRDWLARDVLPGYRDLDADADLEAYFADRDVQAYLDELDETPPPPPTAGFGFAGSALPAAQALLGLGGFAGPSGDSEDPLDPLVPPSDQDDGDREPAGLTLPDWIQGSNGPRLARIAAGVAALILVVAGGVALLRPRPTSIPVEPKRDASSAAPSPEKPAGSPPVPVQPQPQLPLRSDRPSPEQVRRLLEGWLGAKAAVLAGQQPTVPLDRLARETQLQRLAAEQREDRALNQTQRINAKVVEFTVEESGPNRIAALATIDYTDQRLNAAGQPLGQPTRLPALRNRYVFGRDEGTWRLVSFQRAE; from the coding sequence TTGGAACTGCCGATCGATCATTTCCGGTTGCTCGGCGTCAGTCCGACCACGGACGTGCAGACCGTGCTCCGCACCCTGCAGCAACGGCTCGACCGCATTCCTGACCAGGGCTTCACCCTCGACACCCTGGAGGTGCGCAACACCCTGCTGCGCCAGAGCGCCGACCTGCTCAGCGACCCGGAGCGGCGCAGCACCTACGAATCCCAGCTCACCGCCCTCAGCCAGAGCGGCCAGCCGCTGCAGGCGGCCCTGGATCTGGGCAGCAACCAGGAACTGGGGGGCCTGCTGCTGCTGCATGAGGCGGGCCAGCACCTGGAGGTGTTCGAACTGGTGCACCGGGCCCTGCAGCCCCCCCAGGCCCCGGCCCTGGGCAGCGGCCGGGAAGCCGACCTCTGCCTGCTGGCGGCCCTGTCCTGCCTGGCCGGCGCCGAGGATCTGCGCCGGAACCGCCGCTTCGAGAGTGCTGCCCTGCTCCTGGGCCAGGGCCAGCAGCTGCTGCAGCGGATGGGTCAACAGCCCCAGCAGCGCCAGGCGATCAGCGATGCCCTCCTGGCTCTGAGGCCCTACCGGGTGCTGGATCTGCTCAGCCGGGACCTGGGGGCGGTGGAGGCCCGCGGCGAGGGCCTGCGACTGCTCGAGGAGCTGGTGCAGGAACGGGGCGGCCTGGAGGGGCAGCGGGATCTCCGCATGGGTGCCGAGGAGTTCCAGGCCTTTTTCCGCCAGATCCGGGCCTATCTCACGGTGCAGGAACAGATCGACCTGTTCAGCCGCTGGTCCGGGGCGCCGGGCCAGCAGGGCGGCAGCGCCGATTTTCTGGCCACCACGGCTCTCACCGCCTCGGGCTTCGCCCAGCGCAAGCCGGAGCGGATCGCCACGGCCCGCAGCCGGCTCCTGGCCAGCGGCCAGGCCGACATCCAGCCTCTCCTGGCCTGCCTGCATCTGCTGCTGGGGCAGGTGGACGAGGCGGAGACCGCCTTTGCCCAGGGCTCCAGTCCGGAAATCCGCAGCTGGGCCCAGCGGGCTGGCGACGACCCCCTGGCCCAGGTGTGCGCCTACTGCCGCGACTGGCTGGCCCGGGACGTGCTGCCCGGCTACCGCGACCTCGATGCCGACGCCGACCTCGAGGCCTACTTCGCCGACCGGGACGTGCAGGCCTACCTCGATGAACTGGACGAGACTCCCCCGCCTCCCCCGACCGCCGGCTTCGGATTCGCCGGCTCAGCCCTGCCAGCGGCCCAGGCCCTGCTTGGGCTCGGCGGTTTCGCCGGCCCCAGCGGGGACAGTGAGGACCCCCTGGACCCCCTGGTCCCCCCGTCCGATCAGGACGACGGGGATCGGGAACCGGCGGGCCTGACCCTGCCGGACTGGATCCAGGGGAGCAACGGGCCCCGGTTGGCCCGGATCGCCGCCGGCGTCGCGGCCCTGATCCTGGTGGTGGCGGGAGGAGTCGCCCTGCTGCGGCCCCGGCCCACGTCCATCCCCGTGGAGCCGAAACGGGACGCCAGCTCAGCAGCTCCGTCGCCAGAGAAACCCGCCGGTAGCCCCCCTGTGCCGGTCCAACCCCAACCCCAGCTGCCCCTGCGCAGCGACAGACCTTCACCAGAGCAGGTGCGGAGACTGCTGGAGGGCTGGCTGGGTGCCAAGGCGGCCGTTCTGGCCGGCCAGCAGCCCACCGTTCCCCTCGATCGGCTCGCCCGCGAGACCCAGCTGCAGCGGCTGGCCGCCGAACAGCGGGAGGACAGAGCCCTCAACCAGACCCAGCGCATCAACGCCAAGGTGGTGGAGTTCACCGTGGAGGAGAGCGGCCCCAACCGGATTGCAGCCCTGGCCACCATCGACTACACCGACCAGCGCCTCAATGCCGCCGGCCAGCCGCTGGGCCAGCCCACCCGACTGCCGGCCCTGCGCAACCGCTATGTGTTCGGGCGCGACGAGGGCACCTGGCGATTGGTGAGCTTCCAGCGGGCCGAGTGA
- the pdhA gene encoding pyruvate dehydrogenase (acetyl-transferring) E1 component subunit alpha: MSRELASASGAPACSADSTHVAGPHAERLENLYPATPATVTREEGLMLYRDMVLGRRFEDKCAEMYYRGKMFGFVHLYNGQEAVSTGVIKAMKMQHDWFCSTYRDHVHALSCGVPAREVMSELFGKETGCSKGRGGSMHLFSREHHLLGGYAFIGEGIPVALGAAFTSRYKRDALGDASSDAVTAAFFGDGTCNIGQFYECLNMAALWKLPILFVVENNKWAIGMDHNRATSDPEIWRKAAAFGMAGEEVDGMDVLAVRAAAQRAVERARAGEGPTVLECLTYRYRGHSLADPDELRAQAEKEFWAQRDPIKRLAAHLTAENLASPDELKAIEKEIDAEVADCVEFALAAPEPKPEELTRYIWAED; the protein is encoded by the coding sequence ATGAGTCGTGAACTGGCCTCCGCCTCGGGGGCTCCGGCCTGTTCCGCCGATTCCACCCACGTGGCCGGCCCCCATGCCGAGCGTCTCGAGAACCTCTACCCGGCCACGCCGGCCACGGTGACCCGCGAGGAGGGGCTGATGCTCTATCGCGACATGGTGCTCGGCCGGCGATTCGAGGACAAGTGCGCGGAGATGTACTACCGCGGCAAGATGTTCGGCTTCGTGCACCTCTACAACGGCCAGGAGGCCGTGAGCACGGGGGTGATCAAGGCGATGAAGATGCAGCACGACTGGTTCTGCAGCACCTACCGCGACCACGTGCATGCCCTCAGCTGCGGCGTGCCGGCCCGCGAGGTGATGAGCGAGCTGTTCGGCAAGGAAACGGGCTGCAGCAAGGGCCGTGGTGGTTCCATGCACCTGTTCTCCAGGGAACATCACCTGCTGGGCGGCTACGCCTTCATCGGCGAGGGCATCCCCGTGGCCCTCGGGGCCGCCTTCACCAGCCGCTACAAGCGTGACGCCCTCGGCGATGCCAGCAGCGATGCCGTTACCGCCGCCTTCTTCGGTGACGGCACCTGCAACATCGGCCAGTTCTACGAATGCCTGAACATGGCGGCGCTCTGGAAGCTGCCGATCCTGTTCGTGGTGGAGAACAACAAGTGGGCGATCGGCATGGACCACAACCGGGCCACCAGCGACCCCGAGATCTGGCGCAAGGCGGCCGCCTTCGGCATGGCTGGGGAAGAAGTGGACGGCATGGATGTGCTGGCGGTGCGTGCCGCCGCCCAGCGGGCGGTCGAGCGGGCCCGGGCCGGCGAGGGCCCCACGGTGCTCGAGTGCCTCACCTACCGCTACCGCGGCCATTCCCTGGCCGATCCCGATGAACTGCGCGCCCAGGCGGAGAAGGAGTTCTGGGCCCAGCGCGACCCGATCAAGCGCCTGGCTGCCCATCTCACCGCCGAGAACCTGGCCAGCCCCGACGAACTCAAGGCGATCGAGAAGGAGATCGACGCCGAAGTGGCCGACTGCGTGGAGTTCGCCCTGGCGGCTCCCGAGCCCAAGCCCGAGGAGCTCACCCGCTACATCTGGGCCGAGGACTGA
- a CDS encoding sigma-70 family RNA polymerase sigma factor, with amino-acid sequence MSATSLRTSEGHRRRTSDPVSWYLATIGREPLLTAAEEIELGNQVQALMRLLEEGRDDYSIQEQKIMRVGQRAKQRMMKANLRLVVSVAKKYQGKGMELLDLIQEGSLGLERAVEKFDPTRGYKFSTYAFWWIRQSMTRAIACQSRTIRLPVHLSERLTAIRKVSLDLAHKLGAMPSRQEISEALGMPLDELDGLLRQALTTSSLDAPVNGDEGRSFLGDLIADDDDEEPLDKVERDIHQEQLERWLSHLSEQERQVLQLRFGLDGEERQTLAEIGRRLDVSRERVRQVELKALRKLRNLTRRLPNEL; translated from the coding sequence ATGTCCGCCACCAGTCTCAGGACCAGCGAGGGGCATCGTCGCCGCACCTCAGACCCCGTGAGCTGGTATCTGGCCACGATCGGCCGGGAGCCATTGCTCACAGCAGCCGAAGAGATTGAGCTCGGCAACCAGGTGCAGGCCCTGATGCGTCTCTTAGAGGAAGGGCGCGACGACTACAGCATCCAGGAACAGAAAATCATGCGGGTGGGCCAGCGGGCCAAGCAGCGCATGATGAAGGCGAATCTGCGCCTTGTGGTGAGTGTTGCCAAGAAATATCAGGGCAAGGGGATGGAACTGCTCGACCTGATTCAGGAGGGCTCCCTCGGCCTGGAGCGGGCCGTTGAAAAGTTCGACCCCACCCGTGGCTACAAGTTCTCCACCTACGCCTTCTGGTGGATCCGCCAGAGCATGACCCGGGCCATCGCCTGCCAGTCGCGCACCATCCGCCTGCCGGTGCACCTCTCCGAGCGCCTCACCGCCATCCGCAAGGTGAGCCTCGATCTGGCCCACAAGCTCGGCGCCATGCCCAGCCGTCAGGAGATCTCCGAGGCCCTGGGCATGCCCCTCGATGAGCTCGATGGTCTGTTGCGTCAGGCGCTCACCACCTCCAGCCTGGATGCCCCGGTGAACGGCGATGAAGGCCGCAGCTTCCTCGGCGACCTGATCGCCGACGACGATGACGAGGAGCCACTCGACAAGGTGGAGCGGGACATCCACCAGGAGCAGCTCGAACGCTGGCTCAGCCACCTCAGTGAGCAGGAGCGCCAGGTGCTGCAGCTGCGCTTCGGACTGGACGGCGAAGAGCGCCAGACCCTGGCGGAGATCGGCCGCCGGCTGGATGTGTCCCGGGAGCGGGTGCGGCAGGTGGAGCTCAAGGCCCTGCGCAAGCTGCGCAACCTCACCCGCCGCCTGCCGAACGAGCTCTGA
- the mnmA gene encoding tRNA 2-thiouridine(34) synthase MnmA: MGRLAPRFPNPPVLSGCSALSAIPPSPAASAPAPAGGHPAWATATAAGAQALERLRDWPGERRVAVGLSGGVDSSLTAALLVEAGWQVEGLTLWLMSGKGACCAEGLVDAAGICQQLGVPHHVVDFREHFKEQIVDFLVQGYGAGVTPLPCSRCNREVKFGPMLAWAETERGIGRIATGHYARVRHAAADPLPVPGEGAGRHQLLRGLDSHKDQSYFLYDLPQQSLGRLVFPLGELTKADTRLEAARHGLRTAQKPESQDLCLADHHGSMKAFLDTYLPPRPGEIVLRDGTVVGSHDGIEHFTIGQRKGLGVAWAEPLFVVRLDGAMNRVVVAPRAEAACGQALVGAVNWVSIAPPSAPLEVEVQVRYRSAPVPALLTPLPASDADRAADRPYRCRLEFAEPQFSITPGQAAVFYAGEVLLGGGLIQIQG, translated from the coding sequence ATGGGACGGCTGGCACCTCGCTTCCCCAACCCCCCCGTTCTGTCCGGTTGTTCCGCCTTGTCCGCCATCCCCCCGTCCCCTGCCGCGTCCGCCCCTGCTCCAGCAGGCGGCCATCCAGCCTGGGCAACGGCCACGGCGGCCGGCGCCCAGGCCCTGGAGCGGCTGCGGGACTGGCCGGGGGAGCGGCGGGTGGCGGTGGGGCTCTCCGGCGGGGTGGACAGCTCGCTCACCGCGGCGCTGCTGGTGGAGGCCGGCTGGCAGGTGGAGGGCCTCACCCTCTGGCTGATGAGCGGCAAGGGCGCCTGCTGCGCCGAGGGGTTGGTGGATGCGGCGGGGATCTGCCAGCAGCTGGGGGTGCCCCACCACGTGGTGGATTTCCGCGAGCACTTCAAGGAGCAGATCGTCGATTTCCTGGTGCAGGGCTATGGCGCCGGTGTCACGCCCCTGCCCTGCTCCCGCTGCAACCGGGAGGTGAAGTTCGGCCCGATGCTCGCCTGGGCTGAAACCGAGCGGGGGATCGGCCGGATTGCCACCGGCCATTACGCCCGGGTGCGCCACGCCGCCGCCGATCCCCTGCCGGTGCCCGGCGAGGGGGCCGGCCGTCACCAGCTGCTCCGCGGTCTCGACAGCCACAAGGACCAGAGCTATTTCCTCTACGACCTGCCCCAGCAGAGCCTGGGCCGGCTCGTGTTTCCCCTGGGCGAGCTCACCAAGGCCGACACGCGCCTGGAGGCGGCCCGCCACGGGCTGCGCACGGCCCAGAAGCCGGAGAGCCAGGACCTCTGCCTGGCCGATCACCACGGCTCGATGAAGGCTTTCCTCGACACCTACCTGCCCCCCCGCCCGGGGGAGATCGTGCTGCGCGACGGCACCGTGGTGGGCAGCCATGACGGCATCGAGCACTTCACCATCGGCCAGCGCAAGGGGCTGGGGGTGGCCTGGGCGGAGCCCCTCTTTGTGGTGCGCCTGGATGGGGCCATGAACCGGGTGGTGGTGGCGCCGCGGGCCGAGGCGGCCTGCGGCCAGGCCCTGGTGGGAGCGGTGAACTGGGTGTCGATCGCGCCGCCCAGCGCGCCGCTGGAGGTGGAGGTGCAGGTGCGCTACCGCAGCGCGCCGGTGCCCGCCCTGCTCACCCCCCTGCCCGCCAGCGACGCCGACAGGGCCGCGGATCGCCCCTATCGCTGCCGGCTGGAGTTCGCCGAGCCGCAGTTTTCGATCACGCCGGGCCAGGCGGCGGTGTTCTACGCCGGCGAGGTGCTGCTGGGGGGAGGGCTGATTCAGATTCAGGGTTGA
- a CDS encoding DUF2384 domain-containing protein, whose product MDPALIDALVLEVFDNKALQARVRGLKKVELASVWQLTEAALAQQSSLGSQPLEPMTVHRRLAAGLAGESLLVSSSMFLNTLSDAEGFFGLSFKTIKARLGHPLDTAASERALRAARVTLTAAGVLGSFAAARAYMHTPNFALGGATPAELVKTGDGERLVLNELHTQAEGGPL is encoded by the coding sequence TTGGATCCCGCGCTGATCGACGCCTTGGTGCTTGAGGTGTTCGACAACAAGGCTCTGCAGGCCCGGGTGCGTGGACTCAAGAAGGTGGAGCTCGCCAGCGTCTGGCAGCTCACAGAGGCAGCGCTGGCTCAGCAGAGCAGCCTTGGCAGCCAGCCTCTGGAGCCCATGACCGTGCATCGCCGCCTGGCGGCTGGCCTGGCGGGTGAGTCGCTCCTTGTGTCGTCCTCGATGTTCCTGAACACCCTCAGCGATGCAGAGGGGTTCTTTGGGCTGAGCTTCAAGACCATCAAGGCCAGGCTGGGCCATCCGCTCGACACTGCCGCCAGTGAGAGAGCACTGCGTGCCGCGCGCGTCACGCTCACAGCGGCCGGCGTGCTGGGCAGCTTCGCTGCAGCAAGGGCGTATATGCACACGCCCAACTTTGCACTGGGTGGAGCCACCCCAGCCGAGCTCGTGAAGACAGGCGATGGTGAGCGGCTTGTGCTCAATGAATTGCACACCCAGGCAGAAGGCGGCCCCCTCTGA
- a CDS encoding RES family NAD+ phosphorylase, with product MLVYRASRRPRESFDPLDSQASVARDGWRFNDKRCPILYAAEVQSLAILEVVSRPGWQTVHELTIAALAIPDGTLVDLDDLGLLLPTNWNVRPVGPNAQSIGREFLAAVDRASADGQQVCGLRVPSVISTTDHNVLLDPRQVSHYSIDDWVRLPFHWLVDTATSL from the coding sequence ATGTTGGTGTATCGCGCGAGTCGGCGCCCCAGAGAATCCTTTGATCCCCTGGATTCACAGGCATCGGTGGCCCGCGACGGATGGCGCTTCAACGACAAGCGCTGCCCGATTCTCTATGCAGCGGAGGTTCAGTCACTGGCCATTCTGGAAGTCGTAAGTCGACCCGGCTGGCAGACCGTCCATGAACTCACGATCGCAGCCCTTGCGATTCCCGACGGAACGCTTGTGGACCTGGATGATCTGGGTCTACTCCTTCCAACAAACTGGAACGTGCGCCCAGTTGGGCCGAATGCCCAGAGCATCGGACGAGAATTCCTCGCTGCCGTTGATCGTGCATCTGCTGATGGCCAGCAAGTGTGTGGGCTGCGAGTGCCATCGGTGATCAGCACGACAGATCACAACGTGTTGTTGGATCCCCGCCAGGTCAGCCATTATTCGATTGATGACTGGGTGCGACTGCCCTTCCATTGGTTGGTGGACACAGCGACCAGCCTCTGA
- a CDS encoding 2Fe-2S iron-sulfur cluster binding domain-containing protein has protein sequence MGREPVAIHWPNGNRTTAAPGSSWLAAAQAAGFAIPTGCLGGSCGACEIEVNGKVVRTCIATVPPKSALSVELASDPYW, from the coding sequence ATGGGCCGTGAACCCGTAGCCATCCACTGGCCGAACGGCAACCGCACCACGGCAGCGCCAGGAAGCTCCTGGCTGGCGGCGGCCCAGGCAGCCGGTTTTGCGATCCCCACAGGCTGCCTGGGCGGCAGCTGCGGCGCCTGCGAGATTGAGGTGAACGGCAAGGTTGTGCGCACCTGCATCGCCACGGTGCCCCCAAAAAGTGCGCTGTCGGTGGAGCTGGCGAGTGATCCCTATTGGTGA